Proteins from one Fragaria vesca subsp. vesca linkage group LG6, FraVesHawaii_1.0, whole genome shotgun sequence genomic window:
- the LOC101296700 gene encoding probable E3 ubiquitin-protein ligase RNF217-like: MDGASSSISHPNTSDDHHLVDDFYFSALYDDEEVFPICDEKYAQELQLQEALMSSAISSSKVPISIDQFEVKTPFEILRGQSSGSGSFCMICMDVKPSGEMFTNNSCNHSFCTDCIGRYVATKIQENISMVKCPDVKCKEVLEPQSCRSFIPQQVFERWESALCESLFLASDRFYCPFKDCSMMLVDDGGEVVTVSECPNCRRLFCAQCRVVWHAGIDCSEFQQLSKDERGREDIMVMELAHQKQWRRCPRCKFYVEKTAGCSHITCRCGFEFCYGCGSNYGHCNGCN; encoded by the exons ATGGATGGGGCATCATCAAGCATCTCTCATCCTAATACTTCTGATGATCATCATTTGGTTGATGATTTCTACTTCTCGGCTCTCTATGATGACGAAGAAGTATTTCCCATCTGTGATGAGAAATATGCCCAGGAGTTGCAGCTTCAAGAGGCTCTCATGTCATCTGCAATCTCTTCCTCCAAAGTCCCAATTAGTATTGACCAATTTGAAGTAAAAACACCCTTTGAAATACTGAGGGGACAATCTTCTGGCTCTGGAAGCTTCTGCATGATCTGTATGGATGTGAAACCAAGTGGAGAAATGTTCACAAACAATAGCTGCAACCACTCATTCTGCACTGATTGCATTGGAAGGTATGTTGCGACTAAGATTCAGGAGAACATTTCAATGGTTAAGTGTCCTGATGTGAAATGCAAAGAGGTATTGGAGCCACAGTCATGCAGGTCATTTATTCCTCAGCAAGTGTTTGAAAGATGGGAAAGTGCGCTTTGTGAATCCTTGTTTCTGGCTTCAGACAGATTTTACTGCCCTTTTAAGGACTGCTCAATGATGCTTGTGGATGATGGAGGGGAGGTTGTGACTGTTTCGGAGTGCCCCAACTGTCGCAGACTCTTTTGTGCTCAATGCAGGGTTGTGTGGCATGCCGGGATTGATTGTAGCGAGTTTCAGCAGTTGAGTAAGGATGAAAGAGGGAGGGAAGACATCATGGTGATGGAGCTTGCTCATCAGAAGCAATGGAGGAGATGCCCAAGGTGCAAGTTCTATGTGGAAAAGACTGCTGGTTGCTCACACATTACTTGCAG GTGTGGATTCGAATTTTGCTATGGCTGTGGATCCAATTATGGGCACTGTAATGGATGTAATTAA
- the LOC101296416 gene encoding agamous-like MADS-box protein AGL62-like, with protein MAKTNNNNVLSSSVVELNNSNELPPVKKTKGRRRVEIKKVEAASNRHVTFSKRKKGLFNKAAELSLLTGAETAAIVVSGNGRMFGFGSSSCDAVIHRYLTESNPQVALESDRRNKNVNIAVNSAHLAKLRQQLLEARRQLEEEKKRATMIQQRKQEAGGAVPAKLWWEEEMMDQSPKELESYSEALHRLKSDVERRAQQKIMNLPCSYTSLMDGRVAIGENYMNNNNSNMKNM; from the coding sequence ATGGCTAAAACAAACAATAACAATGTTCTATCTTCCTCCGTGGTTGAACTAAACAATAGCAATGAACTGCCACCAGTGAAGAAGACCAAAGGCCGAAGAAGGGTGGAAATCAAGAAGGTGGAAGCAGCTAGCAACCGCCATGTCACATTCTCAAAGCGCAAGAAGGGCCTTTTCAACAAGGCAGCAGAGCTAAGCCTCTTGACCGGCGCAGAAACCGCCGCAATAGTAGTATCTGGCAATGGCAGGATGTTTGGCTTCGGTAGCTCCAGTTGTGACGCCGTCATCCACCGTTACCTTACAGAGAGCAACCCTCAAGTAGCATTGGAGTCAGATCGTCGCAACAAAAACGTTAACATCGCCGTGAACTCTGCGCATTTGGCAAAGCTAAGGCAGCAGTTATTGGAGGCCCGGAGGCAGCTGGAAGAGGAGAAGAAGCGAGCCACAATGATTCAACAAAGGAAACAGGAGGCGGGAGGGGCTGTACCAGCCAAGTTGTGGTGGGAGGAGGAGATGATGGATCAAAGTCCGAAGGAGTTAGAGAGTTACTCTGAGGCGTTGCATAGGCTGAAGAGTGATGTGGAGAGGAGAGCTCAACAGAAGATTATGAATCTTCCATGCAGCTATACGTCGCTAATGGATGGTAGAGTTGCCATAGGTGAGAATTACATGAATAATAATAATAGCAATATGAAGAATATGTAG